One genomic region from Saprospiraceae bacterium encodes:
- the dapB gene encoding 4-hydroxy-tetrahydrodipicolinate reductase, translating to MKISLIGYGKMGKEIETLCLNRGHTIYSIVDPLLNTTLDDLSGADMVIEFTQPAAAYHNIAFCLDHHIPIVSGTTGWHDELPILKEKCLLKGGSFFYSSNFSIGVNVFWKVSEYLAKMMDQYRDYELGLLEIHHIHKKDAPSGTAVTLANKILNSSPKYTAWHLAEMSEFKLDGSIPIKSERQGEVPGTHKVEYKSGHDRIELTHEAFSRKGFVTGVVAAAEWLLCKKGVYGMEDMLG from the coding sequence ATGAAGATCAGTCTGATAGGCTACGGAAAAATGGGAAAAGAAATAGAAACCTTATGTTTAAATAGGGGGCATACCATATATAGTATAGTGGATCCTTTGTTAAATACGACACTGGATGACCTGTCAGGAGCGGATATGGTTATTGAATTTACACAGCCAGCGGCTGCATATCACAACATAGCCTTTTGCCTGGATCATCATATTCCTATAGTGAGTGGCACGACCGGATGGCATGACGAATTGCCTATCCTTAAAGAAAAATGCCTTTTGAAAGGGGGTAGTTTTTTCTACTCCTCCAATTTTAGTATTGGCGTCAATGTATTCTGGAAAGTCAGTGAATACCTGGCTAAAATGATGGACCAATATAGAGATTATGAGCTGGGATTGTTAGAGATACACCACATTCACAAAAAAGATGCCCCTAGCGGTACTGCTGTGACCCTTGCCAATAAAATATTAAATAGTTCGCCAAAATATACTGCATGGCACCTGGCAGAGATGTCTGAGTTCAAGTTGGACGGCTCTATACCCATTAAAAGCGAAAGACAGGGAGAAGTACCAGGCACTCACAAAGTAGAATATAAATCAGGTCACGACCGCATAGAATTGACCCATGAGGCTTTTTCAAGAAAAGGATTTGTCACAGGTGTGGTGGCCGCAGCCGAATGGCTTCTATGCAAAAAAGGAGTGTATGGAATGGAAGATATGTTGGGCTAA
- a CDS encoding acetyl-CoA carboxylase carboxyltransferase subunit beta, with amino-acid sequence MGWFKRLRDGIQTTTKNKKETPEGIWHKCESCKHMTTYAELKENFYKCVKCNHHTRIGSIEYFEILFDAEKYVILFDNLEAIDILEFSDLKSYKSRLEDAKSKTGLNSAVNVAFGKLNKKNLVVACMDFTFIGGSLSSVEGEKISRAIDYCLEQECPLLIISKSGGARMMESAFSLMQLAKTAAKLTLLADATLPYLSLMTDPTTGGVTASYAMLGDINMAEPKALIGFAGPRVIKEAIKKELPEDFQSAEYLLEHGFLDFIVDRADLKDRLDTLLNIFQKAIA; translated from the coding sequence ATGGGTTGGTTTAAAAGACTACGAGACGGTATACAAACGACTACCAAAAACAAAAAGGAAACCCCTGAAGGTATTTGGCATAAGTGTGAATCATGCAAACATATGACTACTTATGCTGAGCTAAAGGAGAATTTCTACAAATGTGTCAAGTGCAATCATCATACACGCATCGGGAGTATTGAATATTTTGAAATCCTTTTTGATGCTGAAAAGTATGTAATCCTTTTTGATAATCTTGAAGCGATAGACATACTTGAATTTTCTGATCTAAAATCTTATAAGTCCAGGCTCGAGGATGCCAAATCTAAAACCGGGCTTAATTCTGCTGTCAACGTAGCCTTTGGTAAATTGAATAAAAAGAATTTGGTGGTGGCTTGTATGGATTTTACTTTTATCGGCGGCTCTTTATCCAGTGTGGAAGGAGAAAAAATTTCCAGGGCAATAGATTATTGTTTAGAACAAGAATGCCCACTCCTGATCATATCCAAATCAGGAGGAGCTAGGATGATGGAATCTGCTTTTTCGCTCATGCAGCTGGCCAAAACTGCGGCTAAACTTACTTTGCTGGCGGATGCCACTTTGCCTTATCTGTCACTGATGACTGATCCGACCACTGGCGGTGTGACAGCATCTTATGCAATGCTTGGAGATATTAATATGGCAGAACCAAAAGCTTTGATTGGATTCGCCGGTCCTCGAGTGATCAAAGAAGCTATTAAAAAAGAATTACCTGAAGATTTTCAATCTGCTGAGTACTTATTAGAGCATGGATTTCTCGACTTTATTGTGGATAGAGCAGATTTAAAAGACAGGCTGGATACCTTACTTAATATCTTTCAAAAGGCAATTGCTTAA
- the bshC gene encoding bacillithiol biosynthesis BshC — protein MPDGTLLERRENFMTFYAVYGPAFLETLMADFDPLDFQFKMIKINA, from the coding sequence ATGCCTGATGGTACACTTCTGGAACGTAGAGAAAATTTTATGACCTTTTATGCGGTTTATGGGCCTGCTTTTCTCGAAACCTTAATGGCAGACTTTGATCCTTTGGATTTTCAATTCAAAATGATTAAAATCAATGCTTAA
- the bshC gene encoding bacillithiol biosynthesis cysteine-adding enzyme BshC, with amino-acid sequence MLADSIAISDFPSFSNIDRALNKVESTLQEFVQWQPKLDSIPDVINARKFETDRSLLQEVLRDQYKINAPSSIPTQLIDRLGAENVFTICTAHQPCLFTGPAFVISKAISTIKLARQINQQYPQFQIIPFFVIGSEDHDLDELNHCYVNGKRLTWDTEQQGPVGRYHLDNISMVIAELKGLIEFHAFGPELIRMMEQAYQPGHTMSEAFMQILHQLLGSFGLLVLNMDDARLKKRFLPYIKTEIFSSASKPKVVETQGLLASKGFEPATYARDINFFYFDTGYRARIERENGSFNIVGQSLEFDDKTMLAEIENRPEKFSPNVIMRPIYQEIILPNLAYIGGGGELAYWMERKSQFEAMEVPYPMLVRRDSFAIVEDSQMDVMKNYGVSMADLSMRTDLLINQITESLSANPLDLHLELKGLLEWMEKIRLKTIEIDKTLGPSIEAEKSKLQKSIEHIEKKILKAEKSKLEVHLNRVKKLKKNSCLMVHFWNVEKIL; translated from the coding sequence ATGCTAGCCGATTCGATTGCGATTTCAGATTTTCCGAGTTTCAGTAACATTGACAGAGCATTAAATAAGGTTGAATCGACCCTGCAGGAATTCGTTCAATGGCAGCCAAAGCTGGATTCTATACCAGATGTCATCAACGCCAGGAAATTTGAGACTGATAGAAGTTTGTTACAAGAAGTCTTGAGAGACCAATATAAAATCAATGCCCCTTCTTCTATTCCAACCCAACTTATAGACCGATTAGGAGCAGAAAATGTATTCACCATCTGTACGGCACACCAACCCTGCCTTTTCACAGGGCCTGCGTTTGTAATATCTAAGGCCATCAGTACCATCAAACTGGCCAGGCAGATCAATCAACAGTATCCTCAATTCCAAATCATCCCATTTTTTGTGATTGGATCAGAAGATCATGACCTGGATGAGCTTAATCACTGTTATGTAAATGGTAAGCGCTTAACCTGGGACACGGAACAACAAGGGCCTGTAGGACGATATCACCTGGACAATATTTCTATGGTGATTGCAGAATTAAAAGGATTAATAGAGTTCCATGCATTTGGTCCTGAATTAATCCGGATGATGGAACAGGCCTATCAACCTGGCCACACTATGTCAGAAGCATTCATGCAAATCTTACATCAACTTTTGGGCAGCTTTGGCCTTTTAGTTTTGAATATGGATGATGCAAGATTAAAAAAACGTTTTCTCCCATATATTAAAACAGAGATATTTTCTTCTGCTTCAAAACCCAAAGTCGTAGAGACCCAGGGCTTATTAGCTTCCAAAGGATTCGAACCTGCTACTTATGCCCGCGACATTAATTTCTTCTATTTTGATACCGGCTATCGGGCTCGCATCGAACGAGAAAACGGCTCCTTCAATATTGTTGGACAATCATTGGAGTTTGATGACAAAACCATGCTTGCAGAGATTGAAAACCGTCCCGAAAAATTCAGTCCCAATGTAATTATGAGGCCTATCTACCAGGAGATCATACTTCCTAATCTTGCCTATATAGGTGGTGGTGGTGAGCTAGCCTATTGGATGGAAAGAAAGTCGCAGTTTGAAGCTATGGAAGTGCCCTACCCTATGCTTGTGAGACGCGACTCCTTTGCTATAGTCGAAGACAGTCAGATGGATGTGATGAAAAACTATGGAGTCTCTATGGCAGACCTGTCAATGCGAACAGACCTTTTAATAAACCAAATCACTGAAAGCCTGAGCGCCAATCCCTTGGATTTGCACCTGGAGTTGAAAGGTCTCTTAGAATGGATGGAAAAAATCAGGCTCAAAACTATTGAAATCGACAAGACACTTGGCCCATCCATCGAAGCTGAAAAATCCAAACTACAGAAATCGATTGAGCATATTGAGAAAAAAATCTTAAAAGCAGAAAAATCTAAACTCGAAGTTCACCTCAATCGGGTCAAAAAGTTAAAGAAAAACTCATGCCTGATGGTACACTTCTGGAACGTAGAGAAAATTTTATGA
- a CDS encoding RNA polymerase sigma factor RpoD/SigA — protein sequence MRQLKITNKITNRESVSLEKYLNDIAKLSMLTPEQEAEYARKIREGDEDALEVMCKSNLRFVVSVAKQYQNQGLSLSDLINEGNVGLIKAAKRFDETKGFKFISYAVWWIRQSILQAIVEYSRIVRMPVNKVGSYNRLNEAYITFVQEFEREPSPEELAEALGVAVKDVNHVLKSNMRHVSFDAPIGTDEDDISMIDIYMHETDDSPDMGLMKESLKKEVEYGMTVLAPREMEVLSAYFGLDGNKPLTLEEIGDMFGLTRERVRQVKERAIRRLRRSMHQNSLKSYLG from the coding sequence ATGAGACAGCTAAAAATCACAAACAAAATTACCAATCGGGAGTCCGTCTCTCTCGAAAAATATCTCAATGATATAGCCAAACTCTCTATGCTCACCCCAGAGCAGGAAGCAGAATATGCTCGTAAAATAAGAGAAGGGGATGAAGATGCGCTCGAAGTAATGTGTAAATCCAACCTTAGATTTGTAGTTTCTGTAGCCAAACAATATCAAAATCAAGGTCTATCGCTCAGTGATCTAATTAATGAAGGAAATGTTGGCTTGATCAAAGCAGCCAAAAGATTTGATGAAACCAAAGGTTTTAAATTTATCTCTTATGCTGTGTGGTGGATTCGTCAATCCATCCTTCAAGCCATTGTGGAGTATAGTAGGATAGTCAGAATGCCTGTAAATAAAGTGGGTTCTTATAACCGGCTCAATGAGGCTTACATCACTTTCGTACAAGAATTTGAGCGCGAGCCGAGTCCGGAAGAACTCGCAGAAGCACTTGGTGTGGCCGTAAAAGATGTAAATCATGTTTTGAAGAGTAATATGCGACATGTATCATTCGATGCTCCTATAGGCACCGATGAGGACGACATCTCTATGATAGACATCTATATGCATGAGACAGATGATAGCCCTGATATGGGTTTGATGAAGGAATCCCTCAAGAAGGAAGTAGAATACGGTATGACGGTGCTGGCTCCCAGAGAAATGGAAGTATTATCCGCTTACTTTGGCCTTGATGGCAATAAACCACTTACCCTGGAAGAAATCGGAGATATGTTTGGTCTGACCAGAGAAAGAGTCAGGCAAGTAAAAGAACGAGCTATCAGAAGATTGCGACGGTCGATGCATCAAAATTCTCTCAAATCTTATCTTGGGTAA
- the pnp gene encoding polyribonucleotide nucleotidyltransferase produces MGQKTPISVSFNLPDGREVTIETGKLATQAHGSAVVRCGNTILLATVVCNKEAKPDQEFFPLSVDYAERFYAAGRIPGNFFRREAKLNDYEILTSRLVDRAIRPLFPDGFMNETQVMISLLSGETETPSDAFAALAASAALTLSDIPWNGPISEVRIAKVNGEFIINPSRTQLLDASSEFVVAATPTELLMVEGQAKECDESELIEAIKVSHEVIKQQCSLQLELAKLAGKADIPKRTVVIPEIDPALKELVLQASSDKIYAIARNPTDKQGRKDLMDDLKALVKEFVIAVHGEDFYKENSKIIGAILDKNKKTIIREVVTEEGKRLDGRATDQVRPIWTEVDVLPAAHGSSIFNRGETQAIGVVTLGSKGDKMMVDTAFAPRDEDFIFHYNFPGFSVGEAKPNRGPGRREIGHANLAARSVRQVMPADNPYTVRIVSDILESNGSTSMASVCVSSMALMDAGVKITAPISGIAMGLIKVGDKAAILTDILGDEDALGDMDFKITGTANGICGCQMDMKIEGLSYDLLEKALAQAKAGRLHILDEMALTISEAREDYKPHAPRIVEIKIPKSLIGAVIGPGGKVIQEMQASTGTIINIEEVDDYGIVSIASPNKANIDLAVARVQSIVFVPEVGATYEAKVVEILPFGVIVDFKGKQGLLHVSEISYTRIENVEEVFNIGDELKVKLLDIDPRTGKYKLSRKALMPRPDNMPAGDGDQSRDRREDSRSNDRGGSDRGGRNDRGGYRGGDRDSRGRSGDRDRGGDRGRGDRDRGGDRDRGGRDGNSRPHSDNAPSRDSHERPERPAERSERPERPDPIERPQLRPDIENRRDHNPPKSDFPAPKKDEIRPEGLNWED; encoded by the coding sequence ATGGGACAAAAAACTCCTATTTCAGTCTCTTTCAACCTACCTGATGGTCGGGAAGTAACCATAGAGACTGGCAAATTAGCCACTCAGGCGCATGGGTCCGCTGTCGTCAGATGCGGCAATACCATTCTACTGGCTACAGTAGTATGCAATAAAGAAGCAAAACCAGATCAGGAATTTTTTCCTCTTTCTGTTGATTATGCTGAACGTTTTTATGCAGCTGGTCGTATCCCTGGCAATTTTTTTCGCCGCGAGGCCAAACTCAATGACTACGAAATACTGACCTCCCGATTGGTAGATCGAGCTATCCGACCGTTATTCCCTGATGGTTTTATGAATGAAACCCAGGTGATGATCAGTCTGTTAAGTGGAGAAACTGAAACTCCAAGTGATGCCTTTGCAGCCTTGGCCGCATCTGCTGCACTCACCCTTTCTGATATTCCCTGGAATGGCCCGATCTCCGAAGTGAGGATCGCTAAAGTCAATGGAGAATTTATCATCAATCCATCCCGCACTCAATTATTAGACGCTTCTTCTGAATTTGTAGTGGCTGCCACGCCTACCGAGCTCTTAATGGTTGAAGGGCAGGCTAAAGAATGTGACGAGTCGGAATTAATCGAAGCTATCAAGGTCTCTCATGAAGTCATAAAGCAACAATGCAGTCTGCAGTTAGAACTTGCCAAATTAGCCGGTAAAGCAGACATTCCTAAACGAACAGTAGTGATTCCTGAAATAGATCCAGCATTAAAGGAATTAGTGCTGCAAGCTTCATCAGATAAAATATATGCGATCGCTCGCAATCCTACCGACAAACAAGGTAGGAAAGATCTTATGGATGACTTAAAAGCTTTGGTTAAGGAATTTGTCATCGCAGTTCATGGTGAAGATTTTTATAAAGAAAACTCCAAAATCATCGGTGCCATATTAGACAAAAACAAAAAAACAATCATCAGAGAAGTAGTTACCGAAGAAGGTAAGCGCCTGGATGGCCGGGCTACAGACCAGGTGAGACCTATTTGGACTGAAGTGGATGTGCTGCCTGCAGCTCACGGTTCATCCATCTTTAATCGTGGAGAGACCCAAGCCATCGGGGTAGTGACTTTGGGCTCTAAAGGAGACAAAATGATGGTCGATACCGCTTTTGCCCCTCGGGACGAAGATTTTATTTTTCACTACAATTTTCCAGGATTTTCAGTAGGTGAAGCCAAGCCTAATCGCGGTCCGGGAAGACGAGAAATAGGGCACGCCAATCTCGCCGCAAGGTCAGTCCGGCAAGTGATGCCTGCAGACAATCCCTATACTGTCAGAATAGTTTCTGATATTTTAGAGTCTAACGGATCCACTTCAATGGCTTCTGTTTGTGTTTCATCCATGGCCCTCATGGATGCCGGTGTTAAAATCACTGCTCCGATCTCTGGAATTGCCATGGGTCTTATTAAAGTGGGTGACAAGGCAGCTATCTTAACTGATATTTTAGGAGATGAAGACGCCTTGGGCGACATGGACTTTAAAATCACCGGTACTGCCAATGGTATTTGCGGATGCCAGATGGACATGAAGATCGAAGGATTATCTTACGACTTATTAGAGAAGGCACTTGCCCAAGCCAAGGCCGGCAGATTACATATACTCGATGAAATGGCTCTGACCATATCTGAGGCCAGAGAGGATTATAAGCCACATGCCCCTAGAATCGTTGAAATAAAGATACCTAAGAGCTTGATTGGCGCAGTTATAGGCCCTGGAGGTAAAGTAATACAAGAGATGCAGGCAAGCACCGGCACCATCATTAATATAGAAGAAGTCGATGATTATGGAATCGTCAGCATCGCCAGCCCAAACAAAGCCAATATCGACCTTGCTGTTGCCAGGGTACAAAGCATTGTATTTGTTCCTGAGGTAGGTGCCACTTATGAAGCGAAAGTAGTTGAAATTCTTCCTTTCGGAGTGATAGTAGATTTCAAAGGTAAGCAAGGACTGCTGCATGTGTCCGAAATATCCTATACCAGAATCGAGAATGTCGAAGAAGTATTCAATATTGGAGACGAACTAAAAGTAAAATTGTTGGATATCGATCCCCGTACAGGTAAATATAAATTATCCCGCAAAGCCTTAATGCCACGACCTGATAATATGCCTGCTGGTGATGGGGACCAATCCAGAGATCGCCGAGAGGACAGTAGATCCAATGACCGTGGTGGAAGTGACCGTGGTGGAAGAAACGACAGAGGTGGTTATCGAGGTGGAGATAGAGATAGTAGAGGCCGAAGTGGCGATAGAGATAGAGGTGGCGATAGAGGACGAGGCGACAGAGACAGAGGTGGCGACAGAGACAGAGGTGGTAGAGACGGCAACTCAAGACCGCACAGTGATAATGCCCCATCTCGCGACAGTCACGAAAGACCTGAAAGACCTGCCGAAAGATCTGAACGGCCTGAAAGACCTGACCCTATTGAAAGACCTCAATTGAGACCAGATATTGAAAATCGACGGGACCATAACCCTCCAAAATCAGATTTTCCTGCTCCTAAGAAAGACGAAATAAGACCAGAAGGATTGAATTGGGAGGATTGA
- the rpsO gene encoding 30S ribosomal protein S15 encodes MPAYMTKEKVQDLMTQYGGRPENTGSVEAQIALFTFRINQLQEHLNHNRKDHSCRRSLLTIVGQRKQLLNYLAKHNLNKYRELLEQLGIRK; translated from the coding sequence ATGCCGGCTTACATGACAAAAGAAAAAGTACAAGATTTAATGACGCAGTACGGCGGAAGACCTGAAAACACAGGCTCTGTTGAAGCTCAGATCGCACTCTTTACATTCAGAATCAATCAGTTACAGGAGCATCTGAATCACAACAGGAAGGATCATTCTTGCCGCAGATCGTTACTCACCATCGTAGGTCAACGCAAGCAATTGCTCAACTACCTGGCTAAGCACAATCTGAACAAATACCGTGAATTGCTAGAACAGTTAGGTATACGTAAGTAA
- a CDS encoding insulinase family protein encodes MLNFDRKTLANGLKVILHYDEANPLASLNIHYLVGARDDPPHQTGMAHLFEHLMFSGTKQYPSYDLVIQNAGGENNAFTTCDNTNYHITLPSMNLATALALEADRMSHIRLTKTIFDREKQVVLEEYKETCLNKPYGDSFQLICQLAYKRHPYQWPTIGKNEEAIANLELEEAKQFYRKYYQPGNAILSITSNIPSDQLMTMVEKHFGAIKPGTAPHNKYLSERPQKKLRRLISKSKAPADALYMAFHIGSRMVREFYIADVISDILSNGHSTRLYRKLVRGKKMASTIDASITGSLDPGLFIIEAKAIPGKSIELLEKSIWDELESLKKNLVKSSELIKIKNTIESSLLFSEINGLNKAITLGFFEMLGDARNANEEGNIYQSITPAEIRSVANNIFRPENCSVVYYPKSANGAGYYEEDEEDD; translated from the coding sequence ATGTTAAATTTTGACAGAAAAACACTCGCAAATGGCTTAAAAGTGATTTTGCATTATGATGAAGCAAATCCTTTGGCTTCTTTAAACATACATTATTTGGTTGGCGCTAGAGATGACCCACCACATCAGACGGGAATGGCTCACTTATTTGAGCACCTCATGTTTAGCGGTACAAAACAATACCCATCTTATGACCTGGTGATCCAGAATGCTGGTGGGGAAAACAATGCCTTCACCACGTGTGACAATACCAATTATCATATTACTCTGCCATCTATGAATCTGGCCACAGCGTTGGCGCTAGAAGCAGACAGGATGTCCCATATTAGATTAACCAAAACGATATTTGATCGTGAAAAACAGGTGGTGCTCGAAGAGTACAAAGAGACCTGCTTGAACAAGCCATATGGGGACAGCTTTCAACTAATTTGTCAATTGGCTTACAAAAGACATCCCTACCAATGGCCTACCATTGGAAAGAACGAAGAAGCTATAGCTAACCTTGAACTAGAGGAGGCTAAACAGTTTTATCGAAAATATTATCAACCCGGTAATGCCATCCTGTCCATCACCAGCAATATTCCATCTGATCAATTGATGACCATGGTGGAAAAACACTTTGGTGCTATCAAACCAGGCACAGCCCCTCATAATAAGTACTTAAGCGAGAGGCCTCAGAAAAAACTCCGCAGGCTAATATCTAAAAGCAAAGCACCAGCAGATGCTTTGTATATGGCATTTCACATCGGAAGTAGGATGGTCAGAGAATTTTATATAGCAGATGTGATCAGCGATATTTTGAGCAACGGACATTCTACACGATTATATCGCAAACTGGTAAGAGGGAAAAAAATGGCAAGCACCATTGACGCATCCATCACAGGTTCTTTAGATCCAGGATTGTTTATTATTGAAGCTAAAGCGATACCAGGTAAATCAATTGAGTTATTAGAAAAATCTATTTGGGATGAATTGGAGTCGTTGAAAAAAAACCTTGTCAAAAGCAGTGAATTGATCAAGATAAAAAACACCATAGAATCGTCTCTGCTTTTTAGTGAAATAAACGGCTTAAATAAAGCCATTACGCTTGGTTTTTTTGAAATGCTGGGAGATGCCCGCAATGCAAACGAAGAAGGAAATATCTATCAAAGTATTACTCCTGCAGAGATCAGGTCAGTTGCAAACAATATATTCAGACCTGAAAATTGCAGTGTAGTTTATTATCCGAAAAGTGCCAACGGTGCAGGGTATTATGAAGAAGATGAAGAGGATGATTAG
- the purD gene encoding phosphoribosylamine--glycine ligase produces the protein MNILILGSGGREHALAWKIKQSPDGHHIFIAPGNPGTALEGTNLAVSLKDFEGIASLISSYTVQMVIIGPEEPLVSGLTDFLEDRFRHSDLIVIGPTRQAAQLEGSKAFAKIFMEEYGIPTAKYKSFQGVEIQAAYNYIDGMNTPIVVKADGLAAGKGVTICLTKEEAKEEIRQMLEGKFGSASQTIVLEEFLNGKEFSVFVLTDGHDYKILPIAKDYKKIGEADNGPNTGGMGAVSPVSFVDQGMMDKVESRVIIPTIKGLQTRGYKYHGFIFLGLIVVDNEPFVIEYNCRMGDPETEVVMPRLSNDLVSLLHAVHTGTLDAHLIQSTQESASTVVTVSGGYPGAYEKNKRIFFPSYIPDGSIVFQAGTSQDDQGHTITAGGRVLAITSMSPSLTQALEQSYNLIEQIHYEGKYFRKDIGFDV, from the coding sequence ATGAATATTTTAATTTTAGGATCTGGTGGTAGAGAACATGCCCTGGCCTGGAAAATAAAGCAAAGCCCTGATGGTCATCATATATTTATAGCCCCTGGAAATCCTGGAACTGCTTTGGAAGGTACCAACCTGGCAGTCTCCTTAAAAGATTTTGAAGGCATAGCCAGCTTGATCTCATCCTATACCGTACAGATGGTAATCATCGGTCCGGAAGAACCGCTAGTGTCAGGTCTCACAGATTTCCTTGAAGATCGATTCAGACATTCAGACCTCATCGTCATAGGCCCGACCAGGCAAGCAGCTCAGCTCGAAGGATCCAAAGCGTTTGCAAAAATCTTCATGGAGGAATACGGCATACCAACTGCAAAATATAAATCTTTTCAAGGCGTAGAAATTCAAGCGGCGTATAATTATATCGACGGCATGAATACTCCCATTGTAGTAAAAGCTGACGGGTTAGCTGCAGGCAAAGGGGTGACTATCTGCCTTACCAAAGAAGAAGCAAAAGAAGAAATCCGTCAAATGCTGGAGGGAAAATTTGGTAGTGCCAGTCAAACCATTGTATTGGAAGAGTTTTTGAATGGCAAAGAATTCTCTGTATTTGTTTTGACGGATGGACATGATTATAAGATATTGCCCATAGCCAAAGATTATAAAAAAATTGGCGAGGCTGACAATGGCCCAAATACAGGGGGTATGGGAGCTGTATCTCCTGTTTCATTCGTAGATCAGGGGATGATGGACAAAGTCGAATCCAGGGTGATCATACCGACCATCAAAGGACTTCAAACTCGTGGATATAAATACCATGGATTTATATTTTTAGGCTTAATAGTGGTTGATAATGAGCCTTTTGTGATTGAATACAATTGTAGAATGGGTGATCCGGAGACAGAAGTAGTGATGCCGAGATTGTCCAATGACCTTGTAAGTCTGCTTCATGCTGTTCATACAGGCACTCTTGATGCTCATCTCATTCAGAGCACACAAGAATCAGCTAGCACAGTAGTCACAGTCTCTGGCGGCTATCCAGGGGCATATGAAAAGAATAAAAGGATATTTTTCCCTTCTTACATCCCGGACGGCTCGATTGTATTCCAGGCCGGGACTTCCCAGGATGATCAAGGCCATACAATTACCGCAGGCGGAAGAGTGCTCGCCATTACCTCTATGAGCCCATCATTGACTCAAGCACTTGAACAGTCATATAATTTAATTGAGCAAATTCATTATGAAGGCAAGTATTTCCGCAAGGATATAGGTTTTGATGTCTAA